The following nucleotide sequence is from Romeriopsis navalis LEGE 11480.
AATCTCGGAATTATAGGTGCTGGCTTTGACTTGCAGCAGCATTTCCAGACTCTGGCTAAAGGATTGCAGTACTTGTGTGCGTTCTTGCACCCGTTGCTCAAGTCCTTCATTGGTCGCGGTGAGTTGGACTTGGGTTTGGCGAAGTGATTGTTCGGTCACCTTCAGCCGACTAATATCAACAAAACTCACGACAATTCCATCGGTATCCCGGCCCAGCAGATGATAGGGGTGCATCCGAATCAGTAAATATTGATCAGCTAGGTCATTGGCCTGGAGTTTGATCTCGCGGCTCAGGGGACGATCGCTGCCCAGTACCGATAAGGCTAATTCCTCAAAGTTATCCAATTCCATATTGTGCGATAGATCGCCGATCGCCCGGCCTAAGTCGGAGTCAACGAGTTTGAAAACGGTGCGAGCGGCGGGGGTGAACTTACGAATTGTTAGATGTTTATCGAGAAATACCACGCCAATTTCAGTGCTTTCGAGCAGGTTATCCATATCGCTGTTGAGTTCTAACAGTTCCTGGATTTTCGCTTGGTATTCAGAATTGACGGTGTAGAGTTCTTCGTTGACGGAATGCAGTTCTTCGTTGGTGCTTTGGAGTTCTTCATTGGAGGCAACGAGTTCCTCGTTCGTGGCTTGCTGTTCCTCGTTGGTTGTTTCTAATTCTTCGATCGTCGCTTGGAGATTTTCCCGCGTTTGTTGCAGCTCATATTCCACTTCGGCAATTTGGTTTTGGGCTTCATCACCGGGTTCAAATACGGTGATCGTCGCAGGAATAGACACTGGCTCATCGGCTTCGATTAAGACAATCACACAGTCGCCGGCGGGTGTATTGCCCTCCTGATGCCAAACTTCCAATTTGACGGTCTTCAGGGGTGGATTTTCGCGTAGGGCAATCCCGCGATAAAATACCCCTTCTTCCCCTGCCCGTCTGGCCCGGTTAATTGCGGTGCTTAACGGTAAACGGAGTGAGGGCACAACACGGTCACTCAATTTATTAGTGAGGCGACCTTCTGGGACAACAAGGATGTCGGTTGACCCCCCAGCAACATGCACCAGCTCATTATGGCGATCGATGACTAAACAGGTGGCCGATCGGCGCATCACAATACTGCGCAAGGTGCTTTCTAAAATCGGATCGAGGGACGAGGTGGGACGGGGGGCAGTGCGTCGCGTCGGTCGTAATTGCATCGGATTGATTTGTGGCAGGTTGAGTAACCCGGTGCCACGGAACTTTTGATATAGTTTCCAGCGTGGTTGAAGAGTGACAAATGCATTCTCGACATCGCCGAGGTTTTCGGATTCGCCGAGAAATAAAATCCCATTGGATCGTAAGGAGAAATTCAGTGAACAAAGTACTTTTTGTTGGAGCTGTGCTTGCATATAAATCAGCACATTACGACAGCTAACCAAGTGCAACTTGGTAAATCCGGCATCGGTGACAAGATTATGATTGGCGAAGATCACGATTTCGCGAATTTCGCGCTTGATTTGGAAGGTGTCATCGCCCTTCTGATCAAAGTATTTTTTGAGTAAATGACTGGGCAATTCATTCCGAATGGTCTCGGGATAAATGCCTTGAGATGCCTGATCTAAAGCGTCTTGATCGAGATCTGTGGCAAAAATTTTGGCATGGACTGGCTTATTGGCGTGGTCGGCCAGTTCATGGAGCAGTAGAGCTAAGGAATAGGCTTCTTCGCCAGTCGCACAGGCCGCACTCCACAAGCGCAGTGGATTATTCGGCTCCATGATGTCAATTAGGCCGGGAAGAATTTGCTTTTCCAGAAATGACCAGGCTTCGGGGTTTCGGAAGAAATGGGTCACTTTGATCAGCAGATCACTCCGCAGTAGCACGCGTTCTTCTTCCGATTGTTGTAAGTGTTGCACGTAGTCTTCTAAAGACTGAAACCCCGTCGCGATGCAGCGTCGATGAATTCGACGTGAAAGCGTTTTTTCGCGATAGTAGGAGAAATCAACTTTCTCTTTTTCTGCGAGTGTTTGGATAATCTGCTCTAAGTATGGCTCCGCCCGCTTATGAAATTTGGTTTCTGCCCGTAGATCGTTAATCAGCGGCAATGAACCCATCAAACTGGTAATCCGTTGAGCCAGTTTATCTGGGGACAGAATTTGATCAATGATCCGCGTATTGATGGCACTATTGGGCATTCCATCAAATTCGGCACTTGTGGGCTCTTGGACAAAGGTGAGTCCACCGGCTTCGTTAATTGCTTGCAGTCCGCGTGTGCCATCAGTCCCAGTTCCCGATAGGATTACCCCCATTGCCTGGTCGCCATACTCTTCCGCGAGGGACTGGAAGAATAAGTTAATCGGATATTGTGGTGCGGGTAAGGCCAAATCGCGATTTTGACTAGATAGATGAAAGTGGCGATCGCGAAGAACTAAGTTGTGTCCTGGTGGGATTAAGAAAATTGAGTTGGGTTTTGGTGCCATCTGATGTTCGACTTTGCAGATCGGCATCGAAGTACTGCGTTCCAACAGCTCCTTCATCAGACTTTTAAAGTCGGGGGACAGATGCTGTACGACAACAAAACAGGCGCCGGTATCGAGCGGCAGATTGGCAAAAAAGTCTTCTAGGGGCTGGAGCCCACCGGCGGAAGCGCCAATTCCCACAACGTAAAAGTCGGATGGCTGATCTGAGTCTACGACAATCTCCGGCGTCACCTGTTGCTCAGTCATAATGTAAGGCCCTATGTTTAAATTAAGCCCCAAGGCTGTGAATTAATAATTGAAATTAGTGCATGTATTACGGCAAACTCTTTAGCCTGGACACTGAATTGAATACATTTTTAGTTAGCAGTGTGGCATATATTCCTCGTTCAGTATTTTTACCTTACTCAG
It contains:
- a CDS encoding chemotaxis protein CheB, translated to MTEQQVTPEIVVDSDQPSDFYVVGIGASAGGLQPLEDFFANLPLDTGACFVVVQHLSPDFKSLMKELLERSTSMPICKVEHQMAPKPNSIFLIPPGHNLVLRDRHFHLSSQNRDLALPAPQYPINLFFQSLAEEYGDQAMGVILSGTGTDGTRGLQAINEAGGLTFVQEPTSAEFDGMPNSAINTRIIDQILSPDKLAQRITSLMGSLPLINDLRAETKFHKRAEPYLEQIIQTLAEKEKVDFSYYREKTLSRRIHRRCIATGFQSLEDYVQHLQQSEEERVLLRSDLLIKVTHFFRNPEAWSFLEKQILPGLIDIMEPNNPLRLWSAACATGEEAYSLALLLHELADHANKPVHAKIFATDLDQDALDQASQGIYPETIRNELPSHLLKKYFDQKGDDTFQIKREIREIVIFANHNLVTDAGFTKLHLVSCRNVLIYMQAQLQQKVLCSLNFSLRSNGILFLGESENLGDVENAFVTLQPRWKLYQKFRGTGLLNLPQINPMQLRPTRRTAPRPTSSLDPILESTLRSIVMRRSATCLVIDRHNELVHVAGGSTDILVVPEGRLTNKLSDRVVPSLRLPLSTAINRARRAGEEGVFYRGIALRENPPLKTVKLEVWHQEGNTPAGDCVIVLIEADEPVSIPATITVFEPGDEAQNQIAEVEYELQQTRENLQATIEELETTNEEQQATNEELVASNEELQSTNEELHSVNEELYTVNSEYQAKIQELLELNSDMDNLLESTEIGVVFLDKHLTIRKFTPAARTVFKLVDSDLGRAIGDLSHNMELDNFEELALSVLGSDRPLSREIKLQANDLADQYLLIRMHPYHLLGRDTDGIVVSFVDISRLKVTEQSLRQTQVQLTATNEGLEQRVQERTQVLQSFSQSLEMLLQVKASTYNSEIEQLEAYLEVGKSVFGLSQASLFCLEQHDLRLAAVSSSEPLSVNVGQTFSLDLNDAWLPWELNQKAIALTPIDPLDLDQHPLYGNAGIQTYFATQLQMAGNCVGILEFVSKDVRTTDFEQTDFEILELIAISLLDAISQSRTHQILQAQEAMYRRLYNETPVMLHSIDQAGCLLSVSDYWLEKMGYTRETVLGQQATVFMTEASQLYAQRVVLPEFLKAGVCWDIPYQFIRKDGQVLDVLLSSTAEKDATGEIIQSLAVMVDVTESRRLQHELQQAQALAKAKTKADLANRAKNRFLASITHELRTPLNSILGFSELLSRDTTLNPDQQEEITTIRRSGHHLLSLINDVLDLSKIEAEQFTLVNTHFDLYTLLEQDIANIFQPQAISKQLTFKIQLDHSVPQYVYTDLARLRQILTNLLDNAIKFTQHGQITIQGSAVPILDNDKTSTTDTPSHLLRLVVKDTGVGIAPQILPNIFEAFTQSETIHHPTGTGLGLNISQQLATLLGGSIVAHSQVGQGSTFTLTLPVQLSTEAENTTTSASSTIIGLAPGQAAARILIIENDVDNQKYLRSLLQQVGFETQAVHCAESVLQICEDWQPDLIFVDIQLLNHDAEAIVQSLKHHGIDGQARPLVVITTQTLTRQQTEILAVGLAIGCDGYMVKPVTAAQILSEIQRHLAVRYSYAPSSPIALEPSLSVIPDTPAMLSVEQLQNLPKVWLLDFHHALATGSTKQIYQLLDQLPVEFSEVAIVLENQVSKYQFQALLDLLEPFCHTAESAS